Proteins encoded within one genomic window of Lysinibacillus louembei:
- a CDS encoding class I SAM-dependent methyltransferase, which translates to MKQNKYDNDKFFDMYAQMPRSVDGLKAAGEWHILKELLPPFARKTVLDLGCGFGWHCRYAVEQGANAVTGIDLSEKMLKQAQKLTNSDAITYLQMPIEDIDFAEEQFDIVISSLAFHYVEAFDVVCKKIFNVLKKGGSFVFSVEHPIFTSRAEQDWHYDEKGQPRHWPVDDYHLEGLRQTSFLAEDVVKYHRTVSTYVNTLIEAGFTIKTMKESYPSEEMLETMKDEMRRPMFLLLSAEKHS; encoded by the coding sequence ATGAAACAAAATAAATATGATAATGACAAATTTTTCGATATGTATGCACAAATGCCTCGCTCTGTAGATGGCTTAAAGGCGGCAGGGGAATGGCATATTTTAAAGGAGCTATTGCCCCCCTTTGCAAGAAAAACGGTGCTTGATTTAGGGTGTGGCTTCGGCTGGCATTGCCGCTATGCAGTGGAGCAAGGTGCAAACGCTGTAACGGGTATCGACTTATCTGAAAAAATGTTAAAGCAGGCACAGAAGCTTACAAATAGCGATGCGATTACATATTTGCAAATGCCGATTGAGGATATCGATTTTGCGGAGGAGCAATTTGATATCGTCATTAGCTCACTGGCGTTTCACTATGTTGAAGCATTTGATGTAGTTTGTAAAAAAATATTTAACGTTTTAAAAAAGGGTGGCTCCTTCGTTTTTTCAGTGGAGCATCCGATTTTCACTAGCCGTGCAGAGCAAGATTGGCATTACGATGAAAAGGGGCAACCTAGGCATTGGCCCGTCGACGATTATCACTTAGAGGGTCTACGTCAAACATCATTTTTAGCCGAGGATGTTGTTAAATATCATCGCACAGTATCAACCTATGTCAATACATTGATTGAGGCAGGATTTACAATTAAGACAATGAAGGAATCCTACCCATCAGAGGAAATGCTCGAAACGATGAAGGATGAGATGAGAAGACCAATGTTTTTATTGCTATCGGCTGAAAAACATTCATAA
- the pepF gene encoding oligoendopeptidase F, which translates to MTTLKRSEVNITETWNLDDLFATEQQFDQAIEDVKAYASTTEATYTGNIVNADKAVAVIAAYEKFLEQMMPITTFAFLAQSTDQTNSESQLRSAKISQLSASLNSQLSFIQSELLQLDEATLRQAGQLAPHYAHFIDKLLRQKPHQLHPDAEKALASFGTTFGAAFELYYITKLVDLQFPDFEVDGKSYPLSFNSFEGDWEFENDLALRRAAFETFHQQLRNYQHTMAKTYNTHIQREKTEADLRGYTSVFDYLLQSQEVDRTLYDRQIDLIMQELAPHMRRYAKLLQKVHGIEHMTYADLKISLDPAYEPQVSIEEARQYVKEGLGVLGEDYAQMLDRAFDERWIDFAQNIGKSNGAFCSSPYGYHPYVLISWTSRMKQVFVLAHELGHAGHFYLANTHQNIFDARPSMYFIEAPSTMNEMLMAHHLLQNATDARFKRWVIAKMVSRTYYHQFVTHLLEAAYQRKVYEIVDAGGTVNAAKLNELKRSVIEEFWGDTVEITEGAELTWMRQLHYYKGLYPYTYSAGLTIATEASQRILAEGETAVTDWLDMLKQGGAKTPVELAKMAGVDITTEEPLRNTIAYIGSLVDELEKLTEAMNA; encoded by the coding sequence ATGACAACACTTAAACGCAGCGAAGTCAATATCACAGAAACATGGAATTTAGATGATTTATTTGCCACAGAGCAACAATTTGACCAGGCAATTGAAGATGTCAAAGCTTATGCTTCCACTACAGAGGCGACGTATACAGGAAATATTGTCAATGCCGACAAAGCAGTGGCAGTCATTGCTGCATATGAAAAATTCCTTGAGCAAATGATGCCAATTACGACATTTGCTTTTCTTGCACAAAGTACGGATCAAACGAACAGTGAATCACAATTACGTTCTGCCAAAATATCACAGCTTTCAGCTTCATTAAACTCCCAGCTATCCTTCATTCAAAGTGAGCTTTTACAATTGGATGAAGCAACTTTGCGTCAGGCTGGTCAGCTAGCACCGCACTATGCTCATTTTATTGATAAGCTATTGCGTCAAAAGCCACATCAGCTTCATCCAGATGCAGAAAAAGCATTAGCGTCATTCGGCACGACATTCGGTGCTGCCTTTGAGCTTTACTACATTACGAAACTAGTTGATTTACAATTCCCTGACTTTGAGGTAGATGGCAAAAGCTATCCGCTAAGTTTCAATTCATTTGAAGGGGATTGGGAATTTGAAAATGATTTGGCACTCCGTCGTGCTGCATTCGAGACATTCCATCAGCAATTGCGCAACTATCAGCATACGATGGCGAAAACATATAACACGCATATCCAACGTGAAAAAACAGAGGCAGATTTGCGCGGCTACACATCTGTGTTTGACTATTTGCTGCAATCGCAGGAAGTGGATCGCACATTATATGACCGACAAATCGATTTAATTATGCAGGAGCTGGCACCGCATATGCGTCGCTATGCTAAATTACTACAAAAGGTGCACGGTATTGAGCACATGACCTATGCGGATTTAAAAATTTCACTTGATCCAGCTTACGAACCACAAGTATCAATTGAAGAGGCACGCCAATATGTCAAAGAAGGTCTTGGCGTTTTAGGTGAGGATTACGCACAAATGCTTGACCGTGCATTCGATGAGCGTTGGATTGATTTTGCACAAAATATCGGCAAATCGAATGGCGCCTTTTGTTCAAGCCCATATGGCTACCATCCATATGTATTAATTTCTTGGACGAGCCGTATGAAGCAAGTATTCGTTTTAGCGCATGAGCTTGGTCATGCTGGACATTTCTATTTAGCAAACACGCATCAAAATATTTTCGATGCACGCCCATCGATGTACTTTATTGAAGCACCTTCGACGATGAATGAAATGCTAATGGCACATCATTTATTGCAAAATGCCACGGATGCGCGCTTTAAACGCTGGGTCATTGCGAAAATGGTATCGCGCACATATTATCATCAATTCGTGACACATTTATTAGAAGCTGCGTATCAGCGCAAAGTGTATGAAATTGTTGATGCAGGAGGTACTGTCAATGCGGCTAAGCTAAATGAATTAAAGCGTAGCGTTATCGAGGAATTTTGGGGCGATACGGTTGAAATTACAGAAGGTGCTGAATTAACATGGATGCGTCAGCTGCATTATTACAAAGGCTTATATCCATACACATACTCTGCTGGTTTAACAATTGCAACAGAAGCATCACAGCGCATTTTAGCGGAAGGTGAAACAGCTGTCACAGATTGGCTCGACATGTTAAAACAAGGTGGCGCAAAAACGCCTGTTGAGCTTGCAAAAATGGCGGGTGTGGATATTACAACTGAGGAGCCGCTACGCAACACAATTGCCTATATTGGTAGCTTAGTTGACGAGCTTGAAAAATTAACAGAAGCGATGAATGCATAA
- a CDS encoding NAD(P)-dependent malic enzyme — protein MDVMQRALQLHEEYCGKMEIKARVPLADAYDLSLAYSPGVAAPCIEIEKNPSLVYDYTIKGNFVAIVTDGTAVLGLGDIGPEAALPVMEGKALLLKRFANVDAVPICLNTKNVDEIVQTVKHLVPTFGGINLEDISAPRCFEIEDRLRAECGIPVFHDDQHGTAIVVAAGLMNALKIVHKESSEVKVVINGAGAAGIAILRILVQMGFTNIFMCDTTGIIYKGRKEGMNAMKESIAHLTNSGLQHGQLADALVGADVFIGVSVANLLTEAHITSMNADPIVFALANPNPEITYENAKAWGVRVMGTGRSDYPNQINNVLAFPGVFRGALDVRATDINETMKLAAVEAIASLITESELHEEYIVPKALDERVVGVVAKAVGSAAIDTGVSDLFQQPITVYE, from the coding sequence ATGGATGTTATGCAAAGAGCGTTACAATTACATGAGGAATATTGTGGGAAGATGGAAATCAAAGCACGAGTGCCGCTTGCGGATGCCTATGATTTAAGCTTAGCTTATTCACCTGGTGTAGCAGCACCTTGTATTGAGATTGAAAAAAATCCATCTCTTGTTTATGACTATACAATAAAGGGTAATTTTGTAGCCATTGTCACAGATGGGACAGCGGTGCTTGGACTCGGCGACATAGGACCTGAAGCTGCATTACCTGTAATGGAGGGCAAGGCATTATTATTAAAGCGCTTTGCCAATGTGGATGCTGTACCAATTTGCTTAAATACAAAAAATGTGGATGAGATTGTGCAAACAGTAAAGCATCTTGTGCCAACATTTGGCGGGATTAATTTAGAAGATATTTCGGCACCGCGCTGCTTTGAAATTGAGGATCGACTGCGTGCTGAGTGTGGAATTCCTGTCTTTCATGATGACCAGCATGGCACAGCGATTGTCGTTGCCGCAGGGCTGATGAATGCGCTGAAAATTGTGCACAAGGAATCAAGTGAGGTCAAGGTCGTGATTAACGGGGCAGGGGCAGCAGGGATTGCCATTTTGCGTATTCTAGTGCAAATGGGCTTTACGAATATATTTATGTGTGATACGACAGGTATTATTTATAAAGGACGAAAAGAGGGCATGAATGCGATGAAAGAGAGCATTGCCCATTTAACAAATAGCGGATTGCAGCATGGGCAGCTTGCGGATGCGTTAGTAGGGGCGGATGTCTTTATCGGCGTGTCTGTTGCCAATTTATTAACAGAGGCACATATTACTTCGATGAATGCTGACCCGATTGTTTTTGCTTTAGCGAACCCAAACCCAGAAATTACCTATGAAAATGCCAAAGCATGGGGTGTGCGTGTAATGGGCACAGGGCGTTCTGACTATCCGAATCAAATTAATAATGTGCTGGCGTTTCCAGGCGTATTTCGTGGTGCATTAGATGTAAGAGCAACGGACATTAATGAGACGATGAAGTTGGCTGCGGTAGAGGCGATTGCTTCATTAATAACAGAGTCGGAGCTGCATGAGGAATATATCGTACCGAAGGCATTGGATGAGCGCGTTGTAGGTGTTGTCGCAAAGGCGGTTGGCAGCGCTGCAATTGATACAGGTGTATCAGATTTGTTTCAGCAGCCAATAACAGTATACGAATAG
- a CDS encoding sulfite exporter TauE/SafE family protein has product MLTLLFLIGFLGNIIGTLAGGGGLITLPTMLLIGMPVHSAIGANKVASAVSALSNFYSALRHKEVTLAEARPIAILCFSGGLLGGLIASLLPSKVLTMIALCLLIFAFILSFLGRTNFGEKVVLELKHRTRALLIGVGIYDGMFGPGSGTLLLYIYASAGLSYMKAVVLGRVGVFATCFGAAITYIVTGQILWMETLSLMAGAIIGAQIGLLLSRKVSNKLASQLLRIITVILIAQLAYDLIVLS; this is encoded by the coding sequence TTGTTAACATTATTATTTTTAATTGGTTTTCTAGGAAATATTATTGGTACACTAGCAGGTGGTGGCGGACTTATCACATTACCAACTATGCTGTTGATTGGAATGCCTGTTCACTCTGCAATTGGTGCTAATAAAGTTGCGAGCGCAGTTAGTGCATTATCCAACTTTTATTCGGCTCTGCGTCATAAAGAAGTGACTTTGGCAGAAGCTCGTCCAATAGCTATATTATGCTTTAGCGGCGGCTTGCTTGGAGGATTAATTGCCTCCCTATTACCGAGTAAAGTGTTAACAATGATTGCATTATGCTTACTTATTTTTGCCTTCATTCTCTCTTTTTTAGGCCGAACAAATTTTGGTGAAAAGGTCGTCCTTGAGCTAAAGCATCGTACACGCGCACTGTTAATTGGTGTTGGCATTTATGATGGGATGTTTGGACCTGGTAGTGGAACATTGCTATTATATATTTATGCCAGTGCTGGACTAAGCTATATGAAGGCTGTCGTATTAGGAAGAGTCGGTGTTTTTGCTACTTGCTTTGGTGCGGCAATTACATACATAGTAACTGGGCAAATTTTATGGATGGAAACATTATCATTAATGGCTGGTGCAATTATTGGTGCGCAAATCGGTTTATTGCTTTCACGCAAAGTAAGCAATAAGCTTGCTAGTCAGCTATTGCGTATTATTACAGTAATTTTAATCGCTCAACTCGCTTATGACTTAATTGTGTTATCGTAA
- a CDS encoding S1C family serine protease, translating to MDKQQQPQEEPLTEEEFLELVLAEQEKALEEERQRRLNGQPKKRQQRPIIRFAVYIMAFALLFNTFAIIFQIYSIPAIEFIKVSTKLSQQEDIQQYKKAIVEISSENSKGTGFAISADGYILTNAHVIDDALALTAVFPDNGLYKAHVIASNPEVDLAILKVETEEGLPYLPLANTFQPNKQHVYVIGNPLYFTGIANEGTVLEPLQLDDWQEPVMMLQAPIYKGNSGSPVLTEDGQVIGVVFATTKHKEHGRIGLFVPLELVQRELQLIGL from the coding sequence ATGGATAAGCAACAACAGCCTCAGGAGGAGCCTTTAACAGAGGAAGAATTTTTGGAGCTTGTGCTAGCTGAACAGGAAAAGGCGTTAGAGGAAGAACGGCAGCGTCGTCTCAATGGCCAACCGAAAAAACGACAACAGCGTCCAATCATTCGCTTCGCCGTTTATATTATGGCATTCGCCTTATTATTTAATACATTTGCTATCATTTTTCAAATTTATTCGATTCCTGCAATTGAATTTATTAAAGTATCAACAAAGCTGTCACAGCAGGAAGATATTCAGCAATACAAAAAAGCTATTGTTGAAATTTCATCCGAAAACAGTAAAGGTACAGGCTTCGCTATTTCAGCAGACGGCTATATTTTGACAAATGCACATGTCATTGATGATGCGCTAGCGCTTACCGCTGTTTTCCCTGACAACGGCTTATATAAAGCACATGTCATTGCAAGCAACCCTGAAGTCGATTTAGCTATTTTAAAGGTGGAGACCGAGGAGGGGCTACCGTATCTTCCATTAGCCAATACTTTTCAGCCAAATAAGCAGCATGTCTATGTCATTGGCAACCCTCTTTATTTCACCGGTATTGCCAATGAAGGAACCGTGCTAGAGCCCTTGCAGCTTGATGATTGGCAGGAGCCTGTCATGATGCTACAAGCACCGATTTACAAAGGCAATAGCGGTAGCCCTGTTTTGACTGAGGACGGACAAGTAATTGGTGTCGTCTTCGCTACGACAAAGCATAAGGAGCATGGACGTATCGGTCTATTTGTGCCGCTTGAACTCGTGCAGAGGGAATTGCAATTAATTGGTTTGTAA
- a CDS encoding DUF4351 domain-containing protein, with translation MIRYLMGAVKQLSKDDMKHILQEVEKQFPEGSDLTMTLADSLREEGLQQGLQQGLQQGKTETMAQVVQQLLFRKFGKLPEDIQQSILHVDSVALQILVGDIFTIESLDDVRKYLQ, from the coding sequence ATGATTCGTTATTTAATGGGGGCAGTCAAGCAATTGTCGAAAGACGATATGAAGCATATCTTACAAGAAGTAGAGAAACAATTTCCAGAGGGGAGTGACTTAACGATGACATTGGCAGATAGCTTACGAGAGGAAGGACTACAACAAGGCTTGCAGCAAGGGCTGCAACAAGGAAAAACAGAGACGATGGCACAAGTTGTTCAGCAATTATTGTTCCGAAAATTCGGCAAGCTACCAGAGGATATTCAACAAAGCATTCTCCATGTAGATTCTGTAGCTTTGCAAATATTGGTAGGGGATATTTTCACGATTGAAAGTTTGGATGATGTGCGAAAATATTTACAATAG
- a CDS encoding YndJ family protein: MLGNLRQSINPLSLFGLLLFAVVVIGADRAHFFLYLTLAQLVFVPAIVQGIVKLTKGQQSLVALGQLSVAMLAFTTNKTVMLVGAALYLLATAMISWLGFRRFLQRGFTNTAEIAIDIGLIYLVVGGMWFFAYTVGIDTGFTPLITWLTAIHFHYSAFLLCISVGLLGRLTGGTLYKLVVAVIVSGPIWMAIGITLSTVIEMLSALLYILAIYLLLFLVIRTKLSLWQGIFIRLSIAAICFSILWSVLYAYGNFTGHMIVDIPNMLQFHGFVNCYFFGIFTVLGWLLHIPATRQGAFQFPISQIRGKLVNEGAVHKGLVEKLDDFVETINLHPAIAHFYEQTTAYRLFAQVRWAWWFLPFAFIYKGLSRWVQQINLPLSKTKTEMTGRIVLVDEKVDGRTFPRAWIRTVKGRRVFTAIYSQHTSDQTYMNIALPLPYSTMIGILALYEEQGKLHLTSRNGADAGVYLAIGSAVMKLPLQERFTITAISATQLLAAHQMTLFGLLFLHIDYEIEREI, translated from the coding sequence ATGCTGGGCAATTTACGCCAGTCGATTAATCCGTTATCGCTATTTGGTCTGCTTCTTTTTGCCGTTGTTGTGATTGGGGCGGATAGGGCTCATTTTTTCTTGTATTTAACGCTTGCACAGCTCGTATTTGTGCCGGCGATTGTGCAGGGCATCGTGAAATTAACGAAGGGGCAGCAAAGCCTTGTAGCACTTGGTCAACTCAGTGTAGCAATGCTAGCTTTTACGACAAATAAAACGGTGATGCTTGTAGGAGCCGCGCTTTATTTGCTAGCAACAGCGATGATTAGCTGGCTAGGTTTTCGTCGTTTTTTACAGCGTGGCTTTACTAATACAGCAGAAATCGCCATTGATATCGGGCTTATATATTTAGTTGTTGGTGGTATGTGGTTTTTTGCTTATACGGTTGGTATTGATACAGGCTTCACACCTTTAATTACATGGCTAACTGCGATTCATTTTCATTATTCGGCTTTTCTGCTTTGTATTTCAGTTGGGCTGCTTGGACGTTTAACAGGAGGTACTTTATATAAGCTTGTTGTGGCGGTGATTGTGTCAGGGCCAATATGGATGGCGATTGGCATTACACTGTCAACAGTTATTGAAATGCTGTCAGCGCTGCTTTATATTTTGGCGATTTATTTGCTGCTGTTTCTTGTAATACGTACAAAGCTTTCTTTGTGGCAGGGGATTTTTATTCGTCTCTCCATTGCAGCAATATGTTTCTCTATTCTGTGGTCTGTTTTATATGCGTATGGTAATTTTACAGGACATATGATTGTTGATATTCCAAATATGTTGCAGTTTCATGGCTTTGTTAATTGCTATTTCTTCGGTATTTTTACGGTGCTCGGATGGCTGCTACATATCCCTGCAACGAGGCAGGGCGCTTTTCAATTTCCGATTAGCCAAATTCGAGGAAAGCTAGTAAATGAGGGAGCTGTACATAAAGGCTTAGTCGAGAAGCTAGATGATTTTGTGGAGACGATAAATTTACATCCAGCTATTGCGCATTTTTACGAGCAGACAACCGCCTACCGGTTATTTGCGCAGGTGCGTTGGGCGTGGTGGTTTTTACCCTTCGCCTTTATTTATAAAGGCTTGAGCAGGTGGGTTCAGCAAATTAATTTGCCATTGAGTAAAACGAAAACAGAAATGACAGGGCGTATTGTGCTCGTGGATGAAAAGGTGGATGGGCGAACATTTCCACGAGCATGGATTCGCACAGTGAAGGGACGTCGTGTCTTCACAGCGATTTATTCTCAGCATACATCTGATCAAACCTATATGAATATTGCGTTGCCATTGCCCTATTCAACGATGATTGGGATTTTAGCATTGTATGAGGAGCAAGGAAAGCTACATTTAACGAGTCGTAATGGCGCAGATGCGGGTGTTTATTTAGCGATAGGCTCTGCTGTCATGAAACTACCATTACAGGAGCGTTTCACAATTACAGCAATTTCCGCAACACAATTACTAGCAGCACATCAAATGACGTTATTTGGCTTGCTTTTTTTGCATATTGATTATGAGATTGAGCGAGAAATTTAA
- a CDS encoding DUF4166 domain-containing protein: MIYEKLLGESFQRLHPKLQERYALPLNEPFQATGMMQTIETGSNLLHPFYRLATKFHFLFPESGRNVPFTLRNVCKQMDNGDYEVEWERAFYFGDKVRRFDALMTVDTERHIVKDYLGTPALFYSDLHFSVTKEGRLLIRSGLQRFVAKKFEMKIPPCLEGRVIVEEGYDDALQVYTIHVSIMNPLVGRLMLYAGQFTPVD, encoded by the coding sequence ATGATTTATGAAAAGCTATTAGGGGAAAGCTTTCAGCGGCTCCATCCGAAATTGCAGGAACGCTATGCACTACCTTTGAATGAGCCGTTTCAGGCAACTGGTATGATGCAAACGATTGAAACAGGCTCAAATCTATTACATCCTTTTTATCGATTGGCGACGAAGTTTCATTTTTTGTTTCCAGAATCGGGACGCAATGTGCCGTTTACGCTTCGCAATGTTTGTAAGCAAATGGATAATGGAGATTACGAAGTAGAGTGGGAGCGTGCCTTTTATTTTGGAGATAAGGTGCGTCGCTTTGATGCGTTAATGACCGTTGATACAGAGCGGCATATTGTAAAGGATTATTTAGGCACACCTGCCTTGTTTTATTCGGATTTGCATTTTTCTGTGACGAAGGAAGGGCGCTTGTTGATTCGCTCAGGCTTACAGCGCTTTGTTGCGAAGAAGTTTGAAATGAAGATACCTCCCTGTTTAGAGGGGAGAGTCATTGTTGAAGAGGGCTATGATGATGCATTGCAGGTGTATACGATTCATGTTTCCATCATGAATCCGCTAGTAGGGAGGCTGATGTTGTATGCTGGGCAATTTACGCCAGTCGATTAA
- a CDS encoding DoxX-like family protein codes for MKSKPIYVEIEMDTSMEQLWEYTQNPELHAKWDLRFSEIHYKDKETPDASQLFTYKTKVGSLFTVEGWGESKGTHHKKNGSRTSSLHFGTEKKISPIAEGKGYWQYVPNGETLTFLTQYDYQVRFGAVGRAFDILFRPLMGWATALSFDVLRRWLNTGEPPSIQYRRFFLSVLLSLTFFFIWCYQGLVPKLIGLHPEEVALFTAVSGIGGGMAQWAVRLVGVAEILFGIIWLLPFNKSHLYMMQLVLFPILTISTGLTSSETLIGPFNVISLNGALIALSIVGYLCQQNCPTAKSCKRRREA; via the coding sequence ATGAAAAGTAAGCCAATTTATGTTGAAATCGAGATGGATACATCGATGGAGCAATTATGGGAATATACGCAAAATCCGGAACTGCATGCAAAGTGGGATTTGCGTTTTTCTGAAATCCATTATAAAGACAAGGAAACACCAGATGCATCACAATTGTTTACATATAAAACGAAAGTAGGCTCGCTTTTCACTGTAGAAGGCTGGGGTGAAAGCAAAGGCACACATCATAAAAAAAATGGGTCAAGAACTTCCTCGTTGCATTTTGGGACGGAGAAAAAAATTTCACCGATTGCAGAGGGAAAAGGGTACTGGCAATACGTGCCGAATGGAGAAACGCTGACTTTTCTAACACAATACGATTATCAGGTGCGCTTCGGTGCAGTAGGCAGAGCCTTTGATATATTATTTCGCCCATTGATGGGCTGGGCGACAGCACTCAGCTTTGATGTATTGCGAAGATGGCTAAATACAGGAGAGCCACCAAGCATACAATATCGTCGCTTCTTTTTATCAGTATTGTTGTCACTGACGTTTTTCTTTATTTGGTGTTATCAAGGACTTGTACCGAAGCTTATTGGGCTACATCCAGAGGAAGTAGCACTTTTTACTGCGGTCAGTGGTATTGGCGGGGGGATGGCACAATGGGCTGTACGTTTGGTTGGTGTAGCTGAAATATTATTCGGCATAATTTGGCTATTGCCATTTAATAAAAGCCACCTGTATATGATGCAACTTGTCTTGTTTCCAATTTTAACGATTAGCACAGGCTTGACAAGCAGTGAAACATTAATAGGTCCGTTTAATGTGATTTCGTTAAATGGCGCATTGATTGCTTTATCGATTGTCGGTTATCTCTGCCAGCAAAATTGCCCTACAGCGAAAAGCTGCAAAAGGAGGAGAGAGGCATGA
- a CDS encoding NAD(P)/FAD-dependent oxidoreductase produces the protein MTKQYIVIGAGILGASTALHLALNKAQVTVIDRNDAGQATNVAAGIISPWLSQRRNKAWYFLAKNGAAYYPQLIEKLAELGEFDTGYAQVGALHIHSEEKRIEQILALADKRKAEAPEIGGTRKLSAEEITKMFPYITEPMHAAYASGGARVDGRKVTQAMKNAAIKLDAKYIEGDAALQVEDGKVIGVMVNGIVIEADEIIVTTGAWGNETLQPLKLDMQVKPQKAQILELQLDNEKTEHLPVVMAPSTLYMLAFEEGRLMVGTTHEDDKGFDMRPTIGAAHEMAEKAFQIAPDLREAQLSELKVGFRPVVPNAIPVIGRLPQFSNVLVANGLGSSGLTVGPYLGKELAALAQGLVTEINVDNYRLTDVIRHEK, from the coding sequence ATGACAAAACAATATATCGTAATAGGCGCAGGCATTTTAGGTGCCTCGACTGCCCTTCATTTAGCTTTAAATAAGGCACAGGTAACAGTTATTGATCGTAATGACGCGGGCCAGGCGACAAATGTAGCAGCAGGCATTATTAGCCCATGGCTTTCACAGCGCCGCAATAAAGCATGGTATTTTTTAGCGAAAAACGGTGCAGCGTACTATCCGCAGCTTATCGAAAAATTAGCTGAGCTAGGTGAATTCGATACAGGCTATGCACAAGTAGGTGCATTGCATATTCATTCAGAGGAAAAGCGCATTGAGCAAATTTTAGCATTGGCGGATAAGCGTAAAGCTGAAGCACCTGAAATTGGTGGAACGAGAAAGCTGTCAGCTGAAGAAATAACGAAAATGTTCCCCTACATAACAGAGCCAATGCATGCTGCGTATGCAAGCGGTGGTGCACGGGTTGATGGACGAAAAGTAACGCAAGCAATGAAAAATGCAGCTATTAAGCTAGATGCAAAATATATTGAAGGTGATGCTGCCTTACAAGTGGAGGATGGCAAAGTGATCGGTGTAATGGTCAACGGTATCGTCATTGAAGCAGATGAAATCATTGTGACAACAGGTGCATGGGGCAATGAAACATTGCAGCCGCTCAAGCTCGATATGCAGGTGAAGCCGCAGAAGGCACAAATTTTAGAGCTGCAACTAGATAACGAAAAAACGGAGCATTTACCTGTTGTCATGGCACCTTCCACTTTATACATGCTGGCATTTGAAGAGGGGAGATTGATGGTAGGCACGACGCATGAGGATGATAAAGGCTTTGATATGCGCCCGACGATTGGTGCGGCACATGAAATGGCAGAAAAAGCCTTTCAAATAGCCCCTGATTTGCGAGAAGCACAGTTAAGTGAGTTAAAAGTAGGCTTTCGTCCTGTTGTGCCAAATGCCATCCCTGTCATTGGGCGCTTGCCGCAATTTTCGAATGTGCTTGTAGCAAATGGCTTAGGCTCAAGTGGCTTAACGGTTGGTCCATATTTAGGTAAGGAATTAGCAGCACTGGCACAAGGGCTAGTGACTGAAATCAATGTAGACAATTATCGGTTAACGGATGTGATACGACATGAAAAGTAA